The segment ACCACTAGATGACATATCACCATTATCAAAAAATAGAAAAATTGTTTACATTGGAGTTATTGTTTTAGCGATTTTGTGTGCACCACTGCCGCAATCAATCTTTCCGTAGTAAAGTACGTGCACCATCTTCAATCACCTGTACCTTTTGTCTTGGACCTTGATTTTTCAAAATGTAATCCATTGATTTTTTGATTCCATCTACATGAAGCATGCCAAGTTTCTTGATGTATAGTTCAGGTAAGATTGAAGTAATTGCGATTTGAGCATTTTTTTGAATTTCTGTTAAATAAAGAAGATTTTCCATTCCATCCTCATATTTTGATGCGTTTTTGATTTTCTCAGGAGTAATACGTCCATCAATTAGTTTTTGAAATGTTTCTGAACCTAATCCAGCCATACATTCGGCAACGAGTATGATTAATCCTTGATTTTTTATCGATGTATGAAAATTCCATACAGAATTTAATGAAGAAGACAATGTTTGATTGCTTGCATCTCTTCCTGTACTAATTATCATCGTACGGAACTTTTCTTCAAAGGTTGCTGTGGATTTTAGAAGTGTTTGCGATATGGATGATGTTTTTGATGGATGTCCAACCTGCAAGCCTGAAACTCCCTTTTTATTTGCTGTAAGTTCTATGCATGAGACCTCAAATCCGTCTGTGAATTTTTTTGCATCACCGAGTGAGGGAGAATCTGTACCAGGTGTTGGTAAATTTCCCGAGCGGTGTGAAAATGCTTCTAGCATTTTATCTGCACCAAATTTACGAAGTAATCTAGTTGCAACTGTTTCATATCCAAACAAACCATCAAACTGTATCTCTCCAAGAAATACTAGATTTGAGTTTGACAATTCCTGTTCCTCAAATTCGTTAATACTTACAGTGTCAGGATTGTTTGCTTTTACTTGTGGGAGATTTAGTTTATCGACTGATAATTTTGGTTTTGAAAAAGATTTGATTTCACATTTTTCATAAATTTTATCAAGAGTTTTTTGTATAGATATACTATAATTTTGAATAACAATTTCAGTTGGTTTTGACAAATCTAATGCTTCTAAATTTTCATTTATCACAGAGTCATCAATTATTGGTTTTTCAAACTCTATTCGTTCATCTAGATTTTCTGCCATAATATCTAGAACAACTTCATTTTTTCCATAGTTCAACCAGATTTCAGGCATGATTAATGAATAAAATGAACTAAAATAAATACAGCTTTGCGAATATTTCAGATCTCTTGCAGGGTTTTCTTTTAGCTATTCTAGTGTTGACTCTAATAGTTCCAATTGGAATGAGTGATGCATTTGCAGCTGATTGGTATAGTACCTCATGGGAATATAGAAAAAAGATAGAGATTTCATTGAATAGTGAAATTAGTTCAGATTTATCTAATTTTCCAGTACTAGTATCAGTAATTGATTCAGATTTTATCAAAGCAACAGAGAGTGATGGAACAGACATCATATTTACCGCAAATGATGGGACAACAAGACTTGCACATGAAATAGAGAGATACAATACTTCTACTGGGGAAGTAATTGCATGGGTAAAGATACCAACACTTTCAGCATCAACAGGAACTGACATTTACATTTACTACAAAGGAGTAGTAGAAATTGATGCATCTAGTGTTTGGGATGATAATTACAGATTAGTTTACCATCTAAATCAAACATCAACAGGAACTGAAAACGAGTTTTATGATGTATCAGATAACGCAAATGACGGAACAGGTGGAGGAGAAGGTGATAAAACACAAGATGAAGACAGACGACCAACACGAGCAGAAGGAAAGATTGGATATGGGCAAAGCTTTGATGGTCCAGTACAAAGAAATAGCAAACTTGAAGGAACTGGAGATTTTATTTGGACAGATTCAGTAAATAATTGGCCTGGAAATAATGGCGGTACAAGTGATAATGATGTCACAGTTGAATTTTGGATAAATGTAGACAGTGATCATGACGATGTAGACATGATGGACGTTTTTGGTTACCGTGCAGGTGGACTGCATAACGAATTCACATTATTCAAAGTTGAAAGTCTTAATCAATTTGTAAGAAATGATTCAATACATGATTCATCGGTTGATGCTGCAACATCAGATTGGACACATTTGATGATAGTCTATAATCCTGGAGGTTCAAGTAAGATTTACCAAGATGGTGAATTAGCTGAAGAAGTGTCCGGAACTAGTGGAAATAGAGGACCAAGAGCAAATGGTAACTTTGTGTTAGGTGCAGAAATTGATAGTACAACGCGTGTAAACAATGAGTTAGTAGGCGATATGGATGAATTTAGAATTTCAGATGGTATTCGTTCAGCAGATTGGGCAGCAGCATCCTATGCTACACAAAACAGTCCTAGTACATATCTGACATTAAATTGTGAGGAAAATTCAACAACAAAAAATTGTGATGATCCAGATACAGCAAAAGATCGAAGTGGAGCATGTGGTTTTGACAGAGATTGTACTCCACCAAGAATTACAAACCATGGAGAATCAGAAACTCCTGATGGATTTTCCATAAACAATAATGTTTTTGAAGAAAATCAAGAACTATTCAACAAGAATCCAACCATACAAGGAACTGTTGGAGAACCGGTAACAATCAAGGTCAGAGCATGGGAAAACATGGGAACTGATAAGATTACTTTGGCAATCGCATATCTTGCAATGCACGATGAAAAACCAGATTGGAGAGATTCTACTGCATTTATTGAATATCACATAGCGAAAAATCAAGTAATGT is part of the Candidatus Nitrosopelagicus brevis genome and harbors:
- a CDS encoding DUF2341 domain-containing protein; the protein is MLTLIVPIGMSDAFAADWYSTSWEYRKKIEISLNSEISSDLSNFPVLVSVIDSDFIKATESDGTDIIFTANDGTTRLAHEIERYNTSTGEVIAWVKIPTLSASTGTDIYIYYKGVVEIDASSVWDDNYRLVYHLNQTSTGTENEFYDVSDNANDGTGGGEGDKTQDEDRRPTRAEGKIGYGQSFDGPVQRNSKLEGTGDFIWTDSVNNWPGNNGGTSDNDVTVEFWINVDSDHDDVDMMDVFGYRAGGLHNEFTLFKVESLNQFVRNDSIHDSSVDAATSDWTHLMIVYNPGGSSKIYQDGELAEEVSGTSGNRGPRANGNFVLGAEIDSTTRVNNELVGDMDEFRISDGIRSADWAAASYATQNSPSTYLTLNCEENSTTKNCDDPDTAKDRSGACGFDRDCTPPRITNHGESETPDGFSINNNVFEENQELFNKNPTIQGTVGEPVTIKVRAWENMGTDKITLAIAYLAMHDEKPDWRDSTAFIEYHIAKNQVMYQDDDDIFLLTGASSEKVEDPYGDNGALELLDITFTIIFAKPMESSHIGIQTIDHITNYDLVYFENALEILPKEIVEVEEVPDVVPEEVPESQPKVIPEEIPEPEPPVKEPEPEVMLTATDQKTVLEFVDENMPAKHYVKRYITETEYKEWFDVNYSEYKFWEGIGITQERFDQIVLEIQSEPKPKMVQTGFVLVPDDQKSLPLVEETFEPEPAELEPVKEEKKGFFDWLFALFG